In Salmo salar chromosome ssa15, Ssal_v3.1, whole genome shotgun sequence, one genomic interval encodes:
- the LOC106572118 gene encoding NSFL1 cofactor p47 isoform X2 gives MADQESSVREFVAVTDVDEERARFFLESAGWDLQLALASFFEDGAEDDIVTLPQPESGGSSVPRSTGPGRSENRVTSFRDMMHEEEDDSDEEEGERFFAGGSERSGQQIVGPPKKKSSNEVVEDLFKGAKEHGAVPVEKAGRGPGEPSRARPFIGGGYRLGAAPEEEPVYVAGERRAANSQQDVHVVLKLWKTGFSLGDGELRNYSDPGNAIFLESIRRGEIPLELRQRSRGGQVNLDMEDHRDEDFSKPKVTFKAFGGEGQKLGSATPELVSAPRMGDQDQVASEAQAIASVNLDASQPVTNIQIRLADGGRLVQKFNHTHRVSDVRQFVVGARPLMAATEFVLITTFPNKELTDESQTLRDANLLNAVIVQRLK, from the exons ATGGCGGACCAAGAATCGTCGGTGAGGGAGTTCGTTGCTGTTACTGATGTTGATGAAGAGAGGGCCCGTTTTTTCTTGGAGTCTGCCGGTTGGGATTTGCAG CTTGCCCTGGCCAGTTTCTTTGAAGATGGTGCTGAGGATGACATAGTGACACTACCTCAGCCAGAGAGTGGTGGATCCTCTGTGCCTCGTTCCACAGGGCCTGGCAG GAGTGAAAATAGAGTGACCTCCTTCAGGGATATGATGCACGAGGAAGAAGATGACAGTGACGAGGAGGAAGGGGAAAG GTTCTTTGCTGGGGGTTCTGAACGCAGTGGGCAGCAGATTGTGGGCCCCCCCAAGAAGAAGAGCTCTAATGAGGTGGTGGAGGACCTCTTCAAGGGGGCTAAGGAGCATGGGGCCGTACCTGTGGAGAAGGCTGGGAGAGGCCCAGGAGAGCCTAGTCGAGCCAGG cCGTTCATTGGCGGTGGCTACCGGCTTGGTGCAGCGCCTGAGGAGGAGCCTGTTTATGTGGCTGGAGAGAGAAGAGCTGCTAACAGCCAGCAGGAT GTGCATGTAGTCCTGAAGCTGTGGAAGACAGGTTTCAGCCTGGGCGACGGTGAACTCAGAAACTACAGTGATCCTGGCAATGCCATTTTCCTGGAGTCCATCCGTAGGGG GGAAATTCCTTTGGAGTTGAGACAGCGCTCCCGGGGGGGTCAGGTCAACTTGGATATGGAGGACCATCGGGATGAGGACTTCTCGAAACCCAAGGTTACCTTCAAGGCATTCGGCGGGGAAGGACAGAAACTGGGCAG TGCCACCCCTGAACTGGTGTCTGCTCCACGTATGGGGGACCAGGACCAGGTAGCCAGTGAGGCCCAGGCCATCGCCTCTGTGAACCTGGACGCCTCCCAGCCTGTGACCAACATCCAGATCAGACTGGCCGACGGGGGAAGACTGGTGCAGAAGTTCAACCACACTCACAG GGTGTCGGACGTGCGTCAGTTTGTGGTGGGAGCTCGACCTTTAATGGCCGCGACGGAGTTTGTGCTCATAACAACCTTCCCCAACAAGGAGCTGACTGACGAGAGCCAGACGCTGCGGGATGCCAACCTGCTCAACGCAGTCATCGTGCAGCGGCTAAAGTGA
- the LOC106572118 gene encoding NSFL1 cofactor p47 isoform X1, producing the protein MADQESSVREFVAVTDVDEERARFFLESAGWDLQLALASFFEDGAEDDIVTLPQPESGGSSVPRSTGPGRSENRVTSFRDMMHEEEDDSDEEEGERFFAGGSERSGQQIVGPPKKKSSNEVVEDLFKGAKEHGAVPVEKAGRGPGEPSRARPFIGGGYRLGAAPEEEPVYVAGERRAANSQQDKVHVVLKLWKTGFSLGDGELRNYSDPGNAIFLESIRRGEIPLELRQRSRGGQVNLDMEDHRDEDFSKPKVTFKAFGGEGQKLGSATPELVSAPRMGDQDQVASEAQAIASVNLDASQPVTNIQIRLADGGRLVQKFNHTHRVSDVRQFVVGARPLMAATEFVLITTFPNKELTDESQTLRDANLLNAVIVQRLK; encoded by the exons ATGGCGGACCAAGAATCGTCGGTGAGGGAGTTCGTTGCTGTTACTGATGTTGATGAAGAGAGGGCCCGTTTTTTCTTGGAGTCTGCCGGTTGGGATTTGCAG CTTGCCCTGGCCAGTTTCTTTGAAGATGGTGCTGAGGATGACATAGTGACACTACCTCAGCCAGAGAGTGGTGGATCCTCTGTGCCTCGTTCCACAGGGCCTGGCAG GAGTGAAAATAGAGTGACCTCCTTCAGGGATATGATGCACGAGGAAGAAGATGACAGTGACGAGGAGGAAGGGGAAAG GTTCTTTGCTGGGGGTTCTGAACGCAGTGGGCAGCAGATTGTGGGCCCCCCCAAGAAGAAGAGCTCTAATGAGGTGGTGGAGGACCTCTTCAAGGGGGCTAAGGAGCATGGGGCCGTACCTGTGGAGAAGGCTGGGAGAGGCCCAGGAGAGCCTAGTCGAGCCAGG cCGTTCATTGGCGGTGGCTACCGGCTTGGTGCAGCGCCTGAGGAGGAGCCTGTTTATGTGGCTGGAGAGAGAAGAGCTGCTAACAGCCAGCAGGAT AAGGTGCATGTAGTCCTGAAGCTGTGGAAGACAGGTTTCAGCCTGGGCGACGGTGAACTCAGAAACTACAGTGATCCTGGCAATGCCATTTTCCTGGAGTCCATCCGTAGGGG GGAAATTCCTTTGGAGTTGAGACAGCGCTCCCGGGGGGGTCAGGTCAACTTGGATATGGAGGACCATCGGGATGAGGACTTCTCGAAACCCAAGGTTACCTTCAAGGCATTCGGCGGGGAAGGACAGAAACTGGGCAG TGCCACCCCTGAACTGGTGTCTGCTCCACGTATGGGGGACCAGGACCAGGTAGCCAGTGAGGCCCAGGCCATCGCCTCTGTGAACCTGGACGCCTCCCAGCCTGTGACCAACATCCAGATCAGACTGGCCGACGGGGGAAGACTGGTGCAGAAGTTCAACCACACTCACAG GGTGTCGGACGTGCGTCAGTTTGTGGTGGGAGCTCGACCTTTAATGGCCGCGACGGAGTTTGTGCTCATAACAACCTTCCCCAACAAGGAGCTGACTGACGAGAGCCAGACGCTGCGGGATGCCAACCTGCTCAACGCAGTCATCGTGCAGCGGCTAAAGTGA